Proteins encoded together in one Streptomyces umbrinus window:
- a CDS encoding ATP-binding cassette domain-containing protein, with product MRARRRVVGRLAAWSVLETAQTFLTGYALARALDAGFLAGRVDVGLGWLAAAALAVVVGAYGTGRVYGAVAALVEPLRDRLVRHVVERGVRDADRGALSRLTQQVEIARDTFAGLVMVSRSFVFTAAGALIGLFSLAPALLLVVAPPLVAGVALFTLTLRPLTRRQEAFLVADEELADRLGTVCPGLRDITAAGAEDPVAADAGARIAAEQCAARSLARWGVLRVVALAIGGQLPIVLLLATAPWLLAHGVTPGALVGALAYVTQSLLPALQNLIHGLGTSGSRLAVVLRRLAPDTPAPTKSSAPVNAPAPDTTPAPGPTPPGRPPAAVTLSSLTFAYGPASEPVIDGLDLSVPHGTHLAVVGPSGIGKSTLTALIAGLLAPTGGSVGIHPAPDRPGPDLPVPGHPGHPTRVLIPQEAYVFTGTLAENLGQLRPDRVPERELLAAAEAVGLSALLDRLGGPTAEVDPGALSSGERQLIALTRAYLARASLALLDEATCHLDPAAEERVERAFARRGGTLVVVAHRISSALRADRVLVMDGRRTEYGSHDDLLERSPLYRDLVGAWSPVGEAPAVPAAPPAHRPGTSHPALPLRDPDGVDTVAGAGLPRDRRHVVAYGPVGQMEASGDLRDGGPLGGQ from the coding sequence CTGCGGGCCAGGCGGCGCGTGGTCGGGCGGCTCGCCGCGTGGTCCGTACTGGAGACGGCGCAGACCTTCCTCACCGGGTACGCGCTGGCGCGGGCCCTCGACGCCGGGTTCCTGGCCGGTCGGGTGGACGTCGGGCTCGGCTGGCTCGCGGCGGCCGCCCTCGCCGTGGTCGTCGGGGCGTACGGAACCGGGCGCGTCTACGGGGCCGTGGCCGCGCTGGTCGAGCCGTTGCGGGACCGGCTCGTGCGGCACGTGGTCGAGCGGGGGGTGCGGGACGCGGACCGGGGCGCGCTGTCCCGGCTCACCCAGCAGGTGGAGATCGCCCGGGACACCTTCGCCGGACTCGTCATGGTGTCGCGCTCGTTCGTGTTCACCGCCGCCGGCGCCCTGATCGGCCTGTTCTCGCTCGCGCCGGCGCTGCTGCTCGTGGTGGCGCCACCGCTCGTCGCCGGCGTGGCCCTGTTCACCCTGACACTGCGGCCACTGACCCGCCGCCAGGAGGCCTTCCTCGTGGCCGACGAGGAACTCGCCGACCGACTCGGCACGGTCTGCCCGGGGTTGAGGGACATCACGGCCGCCGGTGCCGAGGACCCGGTCGCCGCCGACGCGGGGGCGCGCATCGCGGCCGAGCAGTGCGCCGCACGGTCCCTGGCCCGCTGGGGCGTCCTGCGGGTGGTTGCCCTGGCGATCGGCGGACAGCTCCCTATCGTCCTTCTGCTCGCGACCGCACCCTGGCTCCTCGCCCACGGGGTCACACCCGGCGCCCTGGTGGGCGCCCTCGCCTATGTCACGCAGTCCCTGCTCCCGGCCCTCCAGAACCTGATCCACGGCCTGGGCACGAGCGGCTCCCGGCTGGCGGTCGTCCTCCGCCGGCTCGCACCCGACACTCCGGCACCCACCAAGTCCTCGGCACCCGTGAACGCCCCCGCGCCGGACACGACACCCGCACCGGGTCCCACCCCGCCCGGCCGCCCTCCCGCCGCCGTCACCCTCTCGTCCCTCACCTTCGCCTACGGCCCCGCCAGCGAGCCGGTGATCGACGGCCTCGACCTGTCCGTCCCCCACGGAACCCACCTGGCGGTAGTGGGCCCCAGCGGCATCGGCAAGTCCACGCTCACCGCCCTCATCGCCGGGCTCCTCGCACCGACCGGGGGCTCCGTCGGCATACACCCGGCGCCCGACCGCCCCGGGCCCGATCTCCCTGTGCCCGGCCACCCCGGGCACCCCACCCGCGTACTGATCCCGCAGGAGGCGTACGTCTTCACCGGGACGCTCGCCGAGAACCTCGGCCAGCTGCGGCCGGACCGGGTGCCGGAGCGGGAGTTGCTGGCCGCGGCCGAGGCCGTCGGGCTGAGCGCGCTGCTCGACCGGCTGGGCGGGCCGACGGCCGAGGTCGACCCGGGAGCCCTGTCCTCGGGCGAGCGCCAGCTCATCGCGCTGACCCGCGCCTACCTGGCGCGAGCCTCCCTCGCCCTGCTGGACGAGGCGACCTGTCACCTGGACCCGGCGGCCGAGGAGCGCGTGGAGCGTGCCTTCGCCCGGCGGGGCGGCACGCTCGTCGTCGTGGCCCACCGCATCAGCTCCGCCCTCCGAGCCGACCGGGTGCTGGTCATGGACGGCCGACGGACCGAGTACGGCAGCCACGACGACCTGCTGGAGCGGTCCCCGCTCTACCGCGATCTGGTCGGTGCCTGGTCGCCGGTCGGCGAAGCCCCGGCTGTCCCAGCCGCCCCGCCCGCCCACCGGCCGGGGACGTCACACCCAGCCCTCCCCCTGCGAGATCCGGATGGCGTCGACACGGTTGCGGGCGCCGGTCTTCCGCGTGATCGCCGCCATGTAGTTGCGTACGGTCCCGTTGGACAGATGGAGGCTTCCGGCGATCTCCGCGACGGAGGCCCCCTCGGCGGCCAGTGA
- a CDS encoding S1 family peptidase, with protein MSHKRIPKRKAVIAAGSVVALGAAALILPNAMASQTDATEGAAPRTVKAAEASDLASQLAELLGEAYAGAYYDSGKQQLIINVVGDDNNIIVQAEEAGAVVQQVDNSTKELTAASQTLKADATIPGTSWAVDPRTNKIQVTADSTVTGAKWDQLESTVNTLGSGMATIKKSAGTFKTFVEGGDAIFGGGARCSLGFNVVADDGSPAFLTAGHCGVAAAQWSDSEAGAPIGTVEAATFPGDGDFALVKYDDPATEAPSTVNTGQQSVEITQAAEAAVGQAVIRMGSTTGLNDGEVTGLNATVNYPEGTVTGLIQTNVCAEPGDSGGSLFTADGSAIGLTSGGSGDCTVGGETFFQPVTTALAAVGATLGAGDAGAGAGEEAGAGEEAGAGEEAGAGEEAGAGGDAVGGEEVGGEEQVGGVEDQNGQVEDQNGDGVDDESGLTNNQ; from the coding sequence TTGAGTCACAAGCGGATACCCAAGCGCAAGGCCGTCATAGCCGCAGGAAGCGTGGTGGCGCTCGGCGCGGCGGCACTCATCCTGCCCAACGCGATGGCGTCCCAGACCGATGCGACGGAAGGTGCCGCCCCCAGAACGGTGAAGGCCGCGGAGGCGTCCGACCTCGCCTCGCAGCTGGCCGAACTGCTCGGTGAAGCCTATGCCGGTGCCTACTACGACTCGGGCAAGCAGCAGCTCATCATCAACGTCGTGGGCGACGACAACAACATCATCGTCCAGGCCGAGGAGGCCGGTGCCGTCGTCCAGCAGGTCGACAACAGCACGAAGGAACTCACGGCGGCCTCGCAGACGCTGAAGGCCGACGCGACCATCCCCGGCACCTCGTGGGCCGTCGACCCCAGGACGAACAAGATCCAGGTCACCGCCGACAGCACCGTCACGGGCGCAAAGTGGGACCAGCTCGAGTCGACCGTCAACACCCTCGGTTCGGGCATGGCGACCATCAAGAAGTCGGCCGGCACGTTCAAGACGTTCGTCGAGGGCGGCGACGCCATCTTCGGCGGCGGCGCACGCTGCTCGCTCGGCTTCAACGTCGTCGCCGACGACGGCTCCCCGGCCTTCCTGACGGCGGGGCACTGCGGTGTCGCCGCGGCCCAGTGGTCGGACTCCGAGGCAGGCGCGCCCATCGGTACGGTCGAGGCCGCCACGTTCCCCGGTGACGGCGACTTCGCCCTCGTCAAGTACGACGACCCGGCGACCGAGGCCCCCAGCACGGTGAACACCGGCCAGCAGTCGGTGGAGATCACCCAGGCCGCGGAGGCCGCGGTCGGCCAGGCCGTCATCCGGATGGGCAGCACCACCGGCCTGAACGACGGTGAGGTCACCGGCCTCAACGCCACCGTGAACTACCCGGAGGGCACGGTCACCGGTCTCATCCAGACCAACGTCTGCGCCGAGCCCGGCGACAGCGGCGGCTCCCTGTTCACCGCGGACGGCAGCGCGATCGGCCTGACCTCGGGCGGCAGCGGCGACTGCACCGTCGGCGGCGAGACATTCTTCCAGCCGGTGACCACCGCGCTGGCCGCGGTCGGCGCGACCCTCGGTGCGGGCGACGCGGGTGCCGGTGCCGGCGAGGAGGCCGGCGCTGGTGAAGAGGCTGGTGCCGGTGAGGAGGCCGGCGCTGGTGAAGAGGCCGGTGCCGGTGGTGACGCGGTCGGCGGTGAAGAGGTCGGCGGCGAGGAGCAGGTCGGCGGCGTCGAGGACCAGAACGGGCAGGTCGAGGACCAGAACGGTGACGGTGTGGACGACGAGTCGGGTCTCACGAACAACCAGTGA
- a CDS encoding type 1 glutamine amidotransferase domain-containing protein — MAKILFVVTGTDFWTLADGTKHPTGFWAEEAVAPYKAFKAAGYEVVVATPGGVVPTVDRGSLAPEFNGGEEGAAEVAAALGSFAELQHPIRVEDVDLDEYAAVFYPGGHGPMEDLAVNADSGRLLTLALESGKPLGVVCHAPAALLAATKEDGSNAFAGYRLTGFTNTEETQAGFADKAKWLLQDRLVEAGADFQESEPWAPYVVVDRNLVTGQNPASSAPLATELLKKLG, encoded by the coding sequence ATGGCAAAAATTCTTTTCGTAGTGACCGGTACCGACTTCTGGACCCTCGCGGACGGCACCAAGCACCCGACCGGCTTCTGGGCCGAGGAGGCCGTCGCCCCGTACAAGGCGTTCAAGGCGGCGGGGTACGAGGTCGTCGTGGCCACCCCGGGCGGCGTCGTGCCGACCGTGGACCGGGGCAGCCTGGCTCCCGAGTTCAACGGCGGCGAGGAGGGCGCCGCCGAGGTCGCCGCCGCGCTCGGCTCGTTCGCCGAGCTGCAGCACCCCATCCGTGTGGAGGACGTGGACCTGGACGAGTACGCGGCCGTCTTCTACCCCGGCGGCCACGGCCCCATGGAGGACCTCGCCGTCAACGCCGACTCGGGCCGGCTCCTCACTCTCGCCCTGGAGTCCGGCAAGCCGCTCGGTGTCGTCTGCCACGCCCCGGCCGCGCTGCTGGCCGCCACGAAGGAGGACGGCTCCAACGCCTTCGCGGGCTACCGGCTGACCGGCTTCACCAACACCGAGGAGACCCAGGCCGGTTTCGCCGACAAGGCCAAGTGGCTGCTGCAGGACCGGCTGGTGGAGGCCGGCGCCGATTTCCAGGAGAGCGAGCCGTGGGCGCCGTACGTGGTCGTCGACCGCAACCTCGTCACGGGCCAGAACCCCGCCTCCTCGGCGCCGCTCGCCACCGAGCTCCTGAAGAAGCTCGGCTGA
- a CDS encoding PaaI family thioesterase, with product MTLTTADADKILSVNFAPWVLELGLSVEELGDGRALLRLPWSDRLAREGGSLSGQALMAAADTATVIAVSAARGAYGPMTTVQQSTTFQRAVTDADVLIEAVVTKLGRRMAFADITMTAEGTEEIAARASTVYALLG from the coding sequence ATGACGCTGACCACCGCTGATGCGGACAAGATCCTCTCGGTGAACTTCGCTCCCTGGGTTCTCGAACTCGGTCTGTCGGTCGAGGAGTTGGGGGACGGCCGGGCGCTGCTGCGGCTGCCCTGGTCCGATCGGCTGGCCCGGGAGGGCGGCTCGCTGTCCGGGCAGGCGCTGATGGCCGCGGCTGACACGGCGACGGTGATCGCGGTGTCGGCGGCGCGCGGTGCGTACGGGCCGATGACCACGGTCCAGCAGTCCACGACGTTCCAGCGCGCGGTCACGGACGCGGACGTCCTGATCGAGGCGGTCGTGACGAAACTGGGCCGCCGGATGGCCTTCGCCGACATCACGATGACCGCCGAGGGCACGGAGGAGATCGCGGCCCGCGCGAGCACGGTGTACGCGCTGCTCGGCTGA
- a CDS encoding SpoIIE family protein phosphatase — protein MVGVSDWQASGQDRDAAPPPVGRPLLSLTLAALMDDVHAHSGAVYLLTPGEPVLEMAVMAGLPRAFAAPWERVGLSAPIPVAEAARDRRLVWVGGEEEMARNYPRIAVVLPYPFALAALPVATDRATFGAVFVTWPGSHPAELSDRERDHLTAACDRLALRLERAVEEGRPIHPEPDLIAPASVATVAGTLGTVEAARMVARLPYGLCALDLHGRISFANAAAGDLLGLPVSGLLGTQLWATVPWLNDPVYEDRYRAALLSQQATSFVALRPPADWLSFRLYPSTNGLSLRITRARAVAREGPAGFRHADTGTRLVTISQVLSLAGALTEAVGVQDVVQLVADEIAPAVGSQALVLLGSQAGRLHVLGHRGYPDPHVVERFDGMPLTEQTPGAHALRSGVPAFFDSRQQLERLYPARNSTPDGMAAWAFLPLIASGRPVGTCVLAYADPHPFPADERAVLTSLSGLIAQALDRARLYDAKHQLAHGLQAALLPHSLPSLPGIEAAARYLPATQGMEIGGDFYDLVPTGGEGATGGQAAAVIGDVQGHNVTAAGLMGQIRTAVRAYTTVGQPPGEVMSSTNRLMIDLGTELFASCVYLRLDPAHGQLVMARAGHPPPLLRKPDGKVRVLDLAGGPLLGIDPAATYPTTDVALPPGSLLALYTDGLIESPGVDIEDALAGLAQRLSEIGDRPLDEVADSLVEHSGTAEQRVDDVALLLLRARPAP, from the coding sequence GTGGTCGGCGTGTCCGACTGGCAGGCGTCCGGGCAGGACCGGGACGCCGCCCCGCCGCCGGTCGGCCGGCCGCTGCTGTCGCTGACGCTCGCCGCGCTCATGGACGACGTGCACGCGCACTCGGGCGCGGTGTATCTGCTGACTCCCGGCGAGCCGGTCCTTGAGATGGCGGTGATGGCCGGTCTGCCCAGGGCCTTCGCGGCGCCCTGGGAGCGGGTGGGCCTGAGCGCGCCGATCCCGGTGGCGGAGGCGGCGCGCGACCGACGGCTCGTGTGGGTGGGCGGCGAGGAGGAGATGGCCCGCAACTATCCGCGGATCGCCGTCGTCCTGCCGTACCCGTTCGCACTGGCCGCACTGCCGGTGGCGACCGACAGGGCCACCTTCGGGGCGGTCTTCGTGACCTGGCCGGGCTCGCACCCCGCGGAGCTGTCCGACCGGGAGCGGGACCATCTCACCGCTGCCTGCGACCGGCTCGCGCTGCGCCTGGAGCGGGCCGTCGAGGAGGGCCGGCCGATCCATCCGGAGCCCGATCTGATCGCCCCGGCGTCGGTGGCGACGGTGGCCGGAACCCTCGGCACGGTGGAGGCGGCGCGGATGGTGGCGCGGCTGCCGTACGGGCTGTGCGCGCTCGATCTGCACGGCCGGATCAGCTTCGCCAACGCGGCGGCGGGCGACCTGCTCGGCCTGCCGGTCAGCGGGCTGCTTGGCACCCAGCTGTGGGCGACCGTGCCGTGGCTCAACGATCCGGTCTACGAGGACCGCTACCGGGCCGCGCTGCTCAGCCAGCAGGCCACGTCGTTCGTGGCGCTCCGGCCGCCCGCGGACTGGCTGTCGTTCCGGCTCTATCCCAGTACGAACGGGCTGAGCCTGCGCATCACCCGGGCGCGGGCCGTGGCGCGGGAGGGCCCCGCGGGATTCCGGCACGCGGACACCGGCACGCGCCTCGTGACCATCTCGCAGGTGCTGAGCCTGGCCGGGGCGCTCACCGAGGCGGTCGGCGTGCAGGACGTGGTGCAACTGGTCGCGGACGAGATCGCGCCCGCCGTCGGCAGCCAGGCACTGGTGCTCCTCGGCTCCCAGGCGGGCCGGCTGCACGTCCTCGGGCACCGCGGTTATCCGGATCCGCATGTCGTGGAGCGCTTCGACGGGATGCCGCTGACCGAGCAGACTCCCGGGGCGCACGCCCTGAGAAGCGGTGTGCCCGCCTTCTTCGACTCCCGTCAGCAGCTGGAGCGCCTCTACCCGGCCCGGAACTCCACGCCCGACGGCATGGCGGCCTGGGCGTTCCTGCCGCTCATCGCGTCCGGGCGGCCGGTGGGCACCTGTGTCCTCGCGTACGCCGACCCGCATCCCTTCCCGGCCGACGAGCGTGCCGTGCTGACCAGCCTGAGCGGACTGATCGCGCAGGCGCTGGACCGGGCCCGCCTCTACGACGCCAAGCACCAGCTGGCGCACGGTCTGCAGGCCGCGCTGCTGCCGCACTCGCTGCCGTCGCTGCCCGGCATCGAGGCGGCCGCCCGCTATCTGCCCGCGACACAGGGCATGGAGATCGGCGGGGACTTCTACGACCTCGTGCCGACGGGCGGCGAGGGAGCGACGGGCGGCCAGGCCGCGGCGGTGATCGGGGACGTGCAGGGCCACAACGTCACCGCGGCCGGCCTCATGGGGCAGATCCGTACCGCCGTACGTGCGTACACGACCGTCGGCCAGCCGCCCGGGGAGGTCATGAGCAGCACCAACCGGCTGATGATCGACCTGGGTACGGAACTCTTCGCGAGCTGTGTCTACCTGCGTCTGGACCCGGCGCACGGGCAGCTCGTGATGGCCCGGGCGGGCCATCCGCCGCCCCTGCTGAGAAAGCCGGACGGCAAGGTACGGGTCCTGGACCTGGCCGGCGGGCCGCTGCTCGGCATCGACCCGGCCGCCACCTACCCGACGACCGACGTCGCGCTGCCGCCCGGGTCGCTGCTCGCCCTCTACACCGACGGGCTGATCGAGTCCCCCGGCGTCGACATCGAGGACGCACTGGCCGGCCTGGCCCAACGCCTCAGCGAGATCGGCGACCGCCCTCTCGACGAGGTCGCCGACTCCCTCGTGGAACACAGCGGAACGGCAGAACAACGGGTGGACGACGTGGCACTACTCCTGCTCCGCGCCCGCCCCGCCCCGTAA